The DNA segment ATTTTTCatcggtcacgaaagtgttaaagagcgcgtgtcgcagaaatttcggcgtcggTATCGGTGTAATTGcaggtgagcgaaaaatcgtgatTGTCCGTGACCTAAAAATTGCCATGGAGGTGGAATCGAACCTGGGCCTGCGGCGTGgccagcaggtgttctaccacggagtcaCACcaatgcttggaactgcactgaaagtaacattcatgcttcacaaacatacgagTCATGTGtgcaggcgtcacagtacgagatgtaatgtcgcagtaaaacgttttacaagcgtacattgccatcgggcatgtgaattgcataacgagttgtgGTTTAaggccggccacccattacaaatggcatacacgttagtgcgcgcattctcttacacacacgttgGGGTatactgttgtcataaaagtgctgtataagagggcggaaacctttgtCTCTtctataggtatgtcgtgtgtgtgcgtgcgcgtgtgtatgcgtgtggctggctgggcgactgaacataattaCAAGCGAAAcggagcgcgatgaggatggggccgaatatcgctatcgcgttcaactcttaaaggcgaagcttaagcgtcccccaattatCGATTTAATCTTCGCAATTGTGTCTTCGAACTTTAAACACCTGTATGAGGGAACCAACACAGATTTTTTAATACATTCCTTTTTGCATTATAAGTTATAAGAGTCTGCGGCTGCCTCGACTATGACTGGTACGTTTCTGCTGCTCCTCCCGAGTTTGTATTCCTCAAACGGCCACACTGCCGTCAAAACAATATGATAGATCTTGTAGAtctcgaaaaaaagaagaaaacgtgaGCCACGGGAACCCAGGGACGTTGCGTGGCCAGTAGCGACCTCACCGGTAGCAGGTGCTGAGTTTGTCTTCGGGCGCGCCCCGGGGCTGTCAGGAGAAGCTGTCCTTGGAGACGACGGCGCCGTAGCCCGCCAAAGGCATGAACGGCAGCCCGTTCTCGCCGCTGCCAGCACCCGGTGGCACCCGGTCGTCGCCCTTGGTGCGCATGGGCTTCTTACCGCCGCAGGTCAGCGTGAACCGCAGTTCGCGGCACAGTTCCATACACACGGGTTCCTGCGCAAACGGTACAGTATGTGTGGGGGACTGAAGCTTTATGACATGGTCGACAAGAAACAACGACGCACTCTTGTGGTAGTAGCGATGATGACTTCACGCTGTTTCTCTTTCCATGGCGACACGTCGAAGGCTATGCCGCAACTTTCTGAAAGTCGTACATATTTTTACATATGCACACCGCAGCCTCAGCGAGGCTGCGTAAGTTCATAAACGTCAGATCTTTCTCACATTCCTGCTTTACGCATTGAGCGACCATTACATGTTTCCTATTATGCAGGGCGTACTTGCTATTTTATCGTGATTGCTTTTTCGCAAATAGCTATACTAAATCCTAGAATAACACAATGGAAGCTAAAATTTATTCCAAGATGCGCCAAAGCAGAAGGCGCCAGAGAAGCGAGTCGTTGTCGGATCACTGGTCTATTGGCTGTTAAATACCGAGGAAAATTAATCGCCTGAGTCGCCGGAAATGACGAAAGCCTGAAGTGCCACACCGTCaggcagtgttgtacggaacggcgttccaaagAACGACGTTcctggaactagttcctttttggaggaacggcggaacgccaccgttccattgaggatccgtggaactgtaacggtaactcgttacgtttacataggaacggcatagggaacggcgttccttctgtaaatgtTCCTCGGCATTcaacaggcgcccgcacacagcacatcatttagaacagggtggatgggcgaccccgtgaggcgcaagaatccaCCGCTCACccgtcacttgactatgctgcaccctggttttcactttaaggcgTCAGCGGGGGGCGCAAGGAAGCGCGCGACGTCAAGACCGACCACACGCGTgaggaacagctgattttttttttatttttgtcagagccagtctgacagcaatcacgcgCCGTTTTAGTGTGTAGGCGCACCTCGGAGAACATTTACTTGACactcgagaatcatcgaaccccattgtgaggctgccgccaggaaagggcacgTATCTTTTTTTACCTCGCTGACTTTTTGTTCGGCCAATACGAAAGTAGcttgtgtgtgcgggggggggggggggggggggggggggggggggggggggggtgctgcgtaTTTGGGCGGTTCTCCTGCGCGtccccgtggccttgtcggcatagggaacagtgggggagccgacttaccgtagtcgaggcgcctacgcgaggttccgcggagttttcgaacggcgcgaataatcgtcgcgaatctggtgtttgacgcgcatgggacagaTGAGCCAGTCACAAAGCCAGAGGCCGCAGAAAATGGGTGAAGCACCGACGTGCTCACCACCGAAATCCCGCGTGGCGGCCTGCCATTACGCTTGAATGGTCTTCGGCCCCAATgtaacggtggcgaagttacactttggttcttCCCCTTGGGAGTGAGCGCCTTGCCGCGTGTAGCGTActcttccgacgttttattggttttatgctCACGCGCTGCCGACTGCGAACTTCGGCCCAGTTCCTGGAAATGTTTctctcgtcgcgtggtctttagcggctggctcaATCGTTCCTTTAAGCATCTCGGGCATGCCGCCGGCAGCTATCGACAAATCCGTcttttgacacccggttgcgtggatGACGGGGAAGAGGGTCGAAACAcagtggacgcgggtgctgcggtggcgcctgtccggtgtgttcgatggtttcgtttggataggcatcccttcaacatgcgagttatctccgtggctccaggtctataaattttattatagttcagttcgacagccgccccACCGATAACGTATGCCAtacaataaacgatacgcgtacatcgaGCGCTATATTCTTGTTGCGCTCGCTGAGCCTGTCCTCACCCCTACCACCACTGTTGACTTGTCCCTGTTTGTGTACAACACGGAAGTACCCTCAAacacttgatggaacggctcttcaacattgccggCGAAGTGCTGCCGAGAAAccaggttcctcagtcggataccaacatcgagatgtgACTATTTCTGAGCACGATCAAGGGACTATGTTGCGAATGTGTAtgctggacattattttctataTACTCACACTacaatattgaatcagcactcatttaacgcctatgtattgttcttttcgatgtggtttcctgtgcaagaaacttatttatatcgGTGCGTGTGTGGGAATTTCTATTTGAACTCTGAAGCGCATTATTCTgacggcgcatttgaagactgacgtggaaagtaccccatgtgttgcacttgtaatagacgagcacggaaattgcagttagacatgtctgtagcagtggtgggcagtatcgaagatacatgtatcttagatactatcttagatactctatgggtatcttgtatctgtatcgtgatacgtctcTAAATATGAGTATTTGTATCTGTAtatccgatacattcgataatgtatcgtgtatcttaagatacaagatacttctatcgcaacacaaccgtgcgaaccaataatcgctggccaagctccgcttctcaaactggtaatggtgccactaagccatctgaataagtctaagggcagtgacgttatttcatttttacgccagagtcattcATTGAGGGTAGaacaggaagacaagcacgcggacatctacgcccagcccacgtatctttggttttctcgatttcttttctttttagttgcgccaatgcagcGACACTTGcgcttagccactgtcctgcgccgtgTACCTCACTGCGTGTGGCGTCTATCACGCAAATTGTGGTGTtcttacagtgtcgttattgaagattctcttgcgtcttgctccgtaacgaaatgcgAAGCGTGcaggaatggggttgctttgcgtcgcgtggattttacatatcagcgatttgaaggatctcgtggatgtaagtttgacttgcatgcaatgaataaacttatatgcaaataagattctaacaactttagcaccacctATACtaatgctagatctaatagaggaAGTGTTTACCTAAGAGAAAATACCTTGGCGTACCgtttttttcacttccatctatatTTATTTGAAGACTtcatgaaatcataatttgattattagcacaagtgctttcttagctgtcattttgcatcacatacattacttAGGtcactgcactgtttttccggtctggtcactgcagtatgtcttttgtaacgcgctcccaaaataatttctcctttattcttctaactgtctgctttatgtctactactgtttacacatacACGTTGGCAAGGTGATCTTGAAACCATATTATGAGGTGGCTGTGCCTTGAGTATAccgtacaaaatattctgcttaccgcttaagaaaatggcgaaattgagtttgcattttaataatggaaatcattaggagccatcttaaagatataAGAAGGAGCGTCCTAACAAGCCGTTTCAGGCGATTTTCCATGGACACTGAactttctattgtctcaacaggtaagttgacgataattcatgctcatagctattaagggcgccgtctgtattgtgtttctgtactcattcaatgtgaatgtttgatatacaaccacctctctattttacttatatctgctttcctgttttaggccttcttaaatattttgtGTATTACTAATCACCACCTAATCGGAGTTATAaacggcaatagcgcgaatagcggcggtgtcctgcgacgctttgtgcaactatacaataagTCTGAGACATTGCTGTGtggcacatgttctctcgttaaaTAAATATTGCTAAAAAATTATatgttagtgagtatatcaacaaagaattccttacgccagcagctaagcaGAACACCGAAAtttattgcagttttatgtcatctacgtatacactagGGCTCTCAAACTCAGCTTAGCCGGCGAGCCGCAATCGCGAAATTTAGCTCTAGAGGCCGGGACAGTGaggatggtggggtcggagagagcttgaaccaaatgacgttgccatttgaaaggaagccttcccATATCTCATAGATAGGCCCATGTctatgtagctcacgaacatagttatttagaaaataaagacAAACGGGACGGAGACGGTTATGTGTGCCGACCGACAGGGCCGCTAGcaaacggtctcaaaccccgtatacaccatgcgttccccctcccccccccccccccccccaaaaaaaaacgtcgctaccagcgttaatgctgctgtacacctgtccggatatacggcattGGGCAAACTATCTTTTACggaaggtaaaagtccacaccggtttTTTCGccgtcgtgcggaggcttcttattgacgttattgtgattatatggcaacccgctagctggtcggcaagctgagcagtgactcccatcaattgcaaaaatgacaaacaacaaccgctgtcagcgaagtgtattaagagttgtcctgtgaagaagctaaaagaaGGCCCAATAAGTTGTTTAGGAAGAAAACTAatgtgctttgagcaagaagggcaaaacttttgcgatactaacagacatttcattctagtgaaacaaaataggtcacggttaagacattttcaagcagacattttcgtgtatgggcgtttgctgctacactaTATGGATTTATAATAACAagtttgagaatgtatcgaagtatgttaagatacaattgccaagtatcgtatctgATACAATtcttgcggcagtatcttgtatctgtatctccaatacttcttgcctgagtatcttatatcgtatcgcgatacaatttcaaagtatctttgcccagccctggtctgtAGTATGGCTGGTGGTCTCTAAAAAATTCGTCCACTAACttttctttagattcattttatctacatataacctactgccggcgatgtcaaattcgtgaaatatatgtagctcaatgtAAGCTTTAAATTTttcactttatttcgcctcagggtTATCTAGCACTACACTTTGATTAAAagttcaaatgtaacgttaatgtaacgacacgttccacttttcgaaatgtaactggaacgagttcctttcacgctaaaggaacttgtaacggtaggTCGTTCCAAGAATGAGAAGGAACGAgctgtcgttcctgttttagaggaacgtgtacaacactgccgtCAAGTCAAGCATGTTCGCTAACATTATTGTCGTGAGTTCAAGACAGACACAAGCGATCGATCTATATTTTTTCCAATCCCGTGATCGATACCGAAAACCGACGGAATTTATGGCCATAATGATAGTAACAGCTATTGAGGCCAATTTCATCCGCACTTCGCTGCGATCACAAAGGCCGCACAACACCAGAAAGAATCATGAAAATTGCGGCGATTCACGAACTAACCTGAAGCAGTGCTTCCGGATTCTAAAACGCAAGTGCCATTTTCGAAATATCAAAGCCAAAGCAGCCTGATCGGGATGATCCTGGGGAACTTGCAAAGCACAGTCCTGACTGCATACAGCCTCAGCACAAGTGACTATTACTCAAAAGACTGCAAGCCCTATGCAAGACATTGTGAGGCCCTGTGAACGACCATGTAGTCCGGCAACTCCCCCGTCGATCCCCTTGTGATGACCATTAACTCCACATTTTCTGGTAAAAGActgtcctatctatctatctatctatctatctatctatctatctatctatctatctatctatctatctatctatctatctatctatctatctatctatctatctatctatctatctatctatctatctatctatctatctatctatctatctatctatctatctatctatctatctatctgttagTGGTGTTGTTATAGTATTTTTATCCCTTCATGAAATCTCCCCAATTAAAAGTATTTTTAAGACTGACATATTAACTATCGCGGCAGCGGTTTTCCTAGATATGTGTATTATGAGTACACTGCGTACCCTTTCCTCGGGTAGCGCCTTGCGAGAGCGCCATAAGAGCGCGACGACTGCCGTGACGCAGGCGACGCAGGAGCCGGTCAACAGGACGACGAAGACGCCGCCCACGTTCGCCAAGCCAAGGGCCGAGGTGCCCTTGAACGCGCTTGCCGCCTCCTTCGGGCACTTCTTGACGATGTGCCATTTCAGGGTGCCACTCTCATGTAGCTGCAGGATCGCCTGGGACAGCATCGTACGGTACCGGGACCCTGCGCGATAGATGTAATACACGCGCCATTGCAGGAAGAACCGGGGCCCagttctttttttagatgcgaacatttcttgcttgggggtatgtcccgcggcgtgctagtccgcacaaacattacgcatgcgcaactctcctccttccctctctccaacagctgcgcattactctctccacttctctaccagcacctggttgcgcttctcctgcgttctcgcttctgctctcgcggcgcatgcgctagtctCCTCCTCTAGtatcctctccttcaagtggtagagcgctgcacgcgttcagtccagcgcttgcctcggttggcgtCTCTGAAATGCggtctcgacatgccgaaattctctccggcgcagcgccgcaatgagcgccagcgaatgcgcgtcccctccccctctctctcgtctcctacgctgctcccctcttgcacgcctgtagaccgcgttccccactcgccctgtgagaattaccggccagcgtattatgaattgctggcgccgcagcgcacgcgagatggaaaaaagagagagcaaggaggcaGCCAGCGGCGCCCACGAGAGtacttgcgcgctattggttgtTCTTTTGAGGTCACGTGACaaggcacgcgcgcgcgcgcgttttcgaacgcacgctcgccccccGCCACGCCGCAGATCCGCGCGCCGAGCGCGCGTGCGAGTGGGTTTCGATAGggtgatagtttcgatgagcaatgAGGTTCCAACTGTCAACGTGAAGTGTCTCCGCGTCCACCTGTGCACAGACGGCGACgcgcacgagtggatcgccagctacagttaTACAAATAATACGGCATGGATcgccgacagggaaacccgaaatccaaaagcGCGTCCAAAATCCTTGCCATGTTAGCTTGATGGTTAGTGGAATCACGTAGGTTTGGGCATCTTGGTgttccattgctgtttctagcgcataCACGAGACAAAAACAAGTAACACCGAGGAATACAGGCGCTAACGtccaacagatttattttgaAAGCGTCGCATTCATACATATGAGATTGGTGAAAAGCCCGCGCAACCCCAGTTGTCACATTTTACGTCGGAAACAATGAACACTGAAAAATGAAAGCCGgctaaaaacgaaaaaacgccaggcctgcgctgaaaccgcagcccagtcacagcgaaagctggaagagcggcgtttctggagcccgttaagttctcttggggcaacaatacaagtacactagaaaggtacccactacgccataaatcacaatttttgagaagttgggaagcacctactaagccattattcgtcattctgcggagaagccaggcaccagctacacgtctgtaaggcattatgtgccctatgttgacgcgacgactcatgacgatgaagaattatggctcagccctttgtaatgggttggaatcgttaaacggcccaccagttatgtaatttgcatatttccctctcccgtcatgctgtataacatacgttgacgggggagagagacggaggggggggggaggcgaagtactttactgagaccccgaggaaatggatcatgcgttatgggcttccttggcaacaaatacaagtgcacttgcgaggaacccactacgctataaatcattgtaatttttgagaagtagggcagcaggcactgtgccatttttcgtcattctacggagagcgtcggtacctgctaaacgcatgtaaggcgttatgcgcactttgttgatgctgtgcctgatgacgatgaagaattatggcagatccctttgtaatgggtgcgaagcattcaacaacctactcgttgcgcaattcgcattgtgtgacgcctggttacagaattcgcgttgtgcgacgcttggtgcttactttactcttctaccacgctatattacatatgctaatgtggttccttcccgacaaaaagtctgtataggacccctttgcaaagcagtttcaagcaccggcatggctcagaggtcgaatactgggctcccacgcagagggcccaggttcgaacctcgttccatcctggaatttttttctcatttcgttttttttttcttatctcgagcgatactggttacggacaccggcggcggcgccggcggacaactacggcgccaaaaacggccggtgaaatgatctcataacagctttcgctgtaaaaatgaagAGAAGATATTTACTGCCCTTTCCGCCGTGTCGTTCATGGATTGTGCTTAAGATAATTGATCTCTGTTTTTGTTGGACAAAGCGATGTTGGACTTACGCACGTGTCCCCCATTTAGCGATATTCACTGCTTGCATTACCTCACGTGTCATTTGCTTGGCGCTACTTGCCACGACTAGAGTGTAcaagaacaggggagtgctcggaacggccgcagcaccaatgtacagaaagtgaagcccaaacagggtcaatccgcttgcagcgctgcgatcggtagtctgcaatgtgtcgtcgtttaagagctgcgcgcggcgccgccgaagtggtgcaggggtagaatgcccgcttccaactcaaaaggcccgggttcgaaacgcagcagtagatggtgggtttttattcttagtgtcaccttttatagccgtgttggttttcctttgtttcgtaaaactagcttctgttgctacgtgttgctacaaaaagtaacgtaaaatgtgaaatctcgtttcgagtctcgtattcacgaaaatctcggaggccatacactacgtttttgttcaatcccgggtgatggcactgcaaataactgcgctcagtGCCAAAtatcttctattttacttcacattttgcgttactttttgaaccaacacgcaGCAAATGAAGCtacttttaagaaacaaaggaaaaccaacacggctataaaaggtgacactaagaataagaacccaccatctacagctgcgattcgaacccgggccttttgagtgggaatcgggcattctacccctgcaccacttcggcggagccgcgcgcagcacttaaacgacgacacattgcagactaccgatcgcagcgctgcaagcggattgaccctgtttgggcttcacttttcgaagctcgttccgggcactcccttgttctagtacactctaccacgACGTAGCATTGCGAATAATGGGGCATTGCACCCACAGTTTTTGCAGTGGAGGCTGCGATGGCACGCATCGCGCCATCGCGCACATTAGACTTGTTAGTGTGCTCCCGCAACCTGTCGCTCATACATTGACCTGTTTCGCCGACGTTTACTTCCTCCTGCGCGTTAGCGGTAGCGCATACACTACATTGGCGGTGCATTCAACAAAGCTATATGTCTCTTGTTTGTCGTACACCCAGCCTCCTTGAGTTTCCGGTAGCTTGCTTTGCACAGACTGGATAGTCTGTCTGGCGCTGTGAACACGACCTTGACTTTAGCGGTGTTTCCAATCTTCTTAAGCCTGTGTGATACACCTTGTACATATGGTACCACAgcgtacttttctttctttgacgTCGATACAGAAAGCACGCAAGTTATTGCAAGATTCAGTTTGACGATAGCTGATCACTTGCTAAGAATTCTTCATTAAAAACAGATCATCTATGCTCAGTAACTTCAACTTGTCTTGAATGTAAAGGCCAACAGACTTTTGCCATGTACCCGATTCTGACACGATGATGCGCAAGGGCCATTCTGGCTTATGAATATAACAGTTAAAATCAATGCTCTTTTCCAGCCGATATCACGAGCGAGTTTGCTGCGGTTTAGCTTTTGACATAATCTTTTGTTTCGCTCTTTATTTTCTTCAGTGAAACATATCATTTTTACTAAGAATGCACATCCAATAGCTGCATTGGCCGCCACTTTTAAATTCTCATGCGGAAGAACCACAAACCCGCCTTCTTTGTCTGCAGAAAGGACTGCTAGGCTATTATCCCGAATAAAATTTTTTACTTGGGGTGCTTTGCCCGCGATACCTGCCCAAAACATCTTTAAACATCACTGCCTTAAGCACACATTGAAACATCTCTGACTAATGTCAACAATTCTGAAGCAGACAATCTAGGTTCTATTGCAAGTTCGGGTCCCTTCTCCAGCGTGTTGCTCGAGCCTTTCACCAATCTCATATGTACGAATgcgacgctttgaaaataaatctgttggaagttagcgcctgtattcgtcggtgttacttgtttttgtctcgtgtatgcgctagaaacagcaatggaacAAAAAAAAGGCCCAAACTTACGTGATTCCAACCATCAAGCTAACATGGCAAAGATTTTGGACGCgcttttggatttcgggtttccctgtcggcgATCCATGCCGTATTAATTGTCTAACTgcagctggcgatccactcgtgcgcGTGGCCGTCTGTGCACAGGTGGACGCGGAGGCGCTTCACATTGACAGTTGGAACCACATTGCTTATCAAAACTATCACCCTATCGAAACCCACTCGCACGCGCCCTCGGCGCGCGGATCTGTGGCGTGGCGGGGGGCGAGtgtgcgttcg comes from the Rhipicephalus sanguineus isolate Rsan-2018 chromosome 6, BIME_Rsan_1.4, whole genome shotgun sequence genome and includes:
- the LOC119397186 gene encoding glutamate receptor ionotropic, kainate 5-like, whose product is MLSQAILQLHESGTLKWHIVKKCPKEAASAFKGTSALGLANVGGVFVVLLTGSCVACVTAVVALLWRSRKALPEEREPVCMELCRELRFTLTCGGKKPMRTKGDDRVPPGAGSGENGLPFMPLAGYGAVVSKDSFS